From Miscanthus floridulus cultivar M001 chromosome 15, ASM1932011v1, whole genome shotgun sequence, the proteins below share one genomic window:
- the LOC136509592 gene encoding LOW QUALITY PROTEIN: auxin response factor 24-like (The sequence of the model RefSeq protein was modified relative to this genomic sequence to represent the inferred CDS: deleted 1 base in 1 codon): MATAAAAAGGGAGGGECAEAGCGGGGGKDTLFVELWKACAGPLSSVPPLGEKVYYFPQGHIEQVEASTNQLAEQQGTPLYNLPWKIPCKLMNIELKAEPDTDEVYAQLTLLPDKKQDENTSTTVENEEAEEEEVPHAPPATNEGPRIHSFCKTLTASDTSTHGGFLVLRRHADECLPPLDMSQHPPNQELVAKDLHGVEWWFRHIFRGQPRRHLLQSGWSVFVSAKRLVAGDAFIFLRGENGELRVGVRRALRHQTTIPSSVISSHSMHLGVLATAWHAVNTGSMFTVYYKPRTSPAEFVVSRDRYYESLKRNYSIGMRFKMRFEGEEAAEQRFTGTIVGIGASDPSGWADSKWRSLKVRWDEASSVPRPERVSPWQIEPAVSPSPVNPLPVRFKRSRSSVNASPSDVSTVAREVASKVMAESQQNNLPRALHNQGRTQLTGRYCDSSDVKTAQDLTMWSSGTEQHRNNIAAQTNRSLEGWTQSRTPEGYNQLFSAFQPLKDAHNPLSPFPSQISGTRSNTWDTADARYPAQQANHNMLPGPWSFMPHSSDFRMNQQNYLVMPEAAKFTGKSAFTSLQGHGTDQCSTGWFGHIESSSRTGHASSSLIRPQPLVIGNDVQKTKGTSFKLFGIPLGSPEKCEPLVSPPSVAYDGKLQSSPSEKGNQLDIVEVDNCSDPSKTVKPLDGPQSDSITENNQPCPEATQNIQNKVQSNSTRSCKKVHKQGSALGRSIDLTKFTCYDELIAELDQMFDFDGELKSPCKNWLVVYTDNECDIMLVGDDPWNEFCDMVHKIFIYTREEVERMNPGALNSRSEDSLSDSQGRGLTSKEHRGGPSTSTPNSENC, from the exons ATGGCGACGGCTgcagcggcggccggcggcggtgcCGGCGGTGGTGAGT GTGCGGAAGCGggatgcggaggaggcggagGGAAGGACACGCTGTTCGTCGAGCTGTGGAAGGCCTGCGCGGGGCCGCTGTCCAGCGTGCCGCCGCTCGGGGAGAAGGTC TACTACTTCCCGCAGGGCCACATCGAGCAG GTGGAGGCATCGACGAACCAGCTTGCCGAGCAGCAGGGCACGCCCCTCTACAACCTGCCATGGAAGATTCCATGCAAGCTCATGAACATCGAGCTGAAG GCTGAGCCGGATACTGATGAGGTGTACGCCCAGCTCACCCTGCTCCCTGATAAG AAGCAAGATGAGAATACATCTACAACAGTGGAGAATgaggaggcagaggaggaggaggtgcctcaTGCGCCACCAGCCACAAATGAGGGGCCTCGCATCCATTCCTTCTGCAAGACATTGACTGCCTCAGACACAAGCACGCATGGTGGTTTCTTAGTGTTGCGCCGGCATGCAGATGAGTGCCTCCCACCATTG GATATGAGTCAACATCCCCCAAATCAAGAATTGGTGGCCAAGGACCTGCATGGGGTTGAGTGGTGGTTCCGTCACATCTTTCGAG GTCAGCCACGGAGACACCTCCTTCAGAGTGGTTGGAGTGTTTTTGTTAGCGCCAAGCGTCTTGTTGCAGGGGATGCCTTCATATTTCTCAG AGGTGAGAATGGGGAGTTACGCGTTGGAGTTCGGCGTGCACTGAGGCACCAAACCACTATCCCATCTTCAGTCATATCAAGCCACAGTATGCATCTTGGTGTTCTTGCAACAGCATGGCATGCTGTGAACACTGGGAGTATGTTCACTGTCTACTACAAGCCAAG GACTAGTCCAGCTGAATTTGTGGTCTCGCGAGATAGGTACTATGAATCACTGAAACGAAATTATTCAATAGGGATGAGATTTAAGATGAGATTTGAAGGTGAAGAGGCGGCAGAGCAAAG ATTCACTGGCACAATAGTTGGAATAGGTGCTTCTGATCCATCTGGTTGGGCTGACTCAAAATGGCGTTCCCTTAAG GTGAGATGGGATGAAGCTTCTTCTGTTCCTCGTCCTGAAAGAGTTTCTCCTTGGCAAATAGAACCTGCTGTTAGCCCATCTCCTGTGAACCCTCTTCCAGTCAGATTCAAGAGGTCTCGTTCAAGTGTTAATGCTTCACCATCTGATGTGTCTACTGTAGCCAGAGAAG TTGCTTCTAAAGTCATGGCAGAGTCGCAACAAAATAATCTCCCAAGGGCCTTGCACAATCAGGGAAGGACACAATTGACAGGTCGATACTGTGATAGCAGTGATGTGAAGACTGCTCAGGATCTTACCATGTGGTCTTCTGGAACTGAGCAACACAGAAACAATATTGCTGCCCAGACAAACCGAAGTCTAGAGGGTTGGACGCAATCTAGAACTCCCGAAGGTTACAATCAGCTGTTCTCGGCATTTCAACCACTGAAAGATGCACATAATCCACTTAGCCCTTTTCCTAGTCAAATATCTGGGACTCGCTCAAATACCTGGGACACAGCCGACGCTCGTTATCCAGCCCAACAAGCCAATCACAACATGTTACCTGGCCCATGGTCTTTTATGCCTCATAGCAGTGATTTTAGGATGAATCAACAGAATTATCTAGTGATGCCTGAAGCTGCAAAGTTTACTGGGAAATCAGCTTTCACTTCACTTCAGGGCCATGGCACTGATCAGTGCTCCACAGGCTGGTTTGGACATATTGAGTCAAGTTCCCGCACAGGCCATGCATCGTCAAGTTTGATCAGGCCCCAGCCTTTGGTTATTGGAAATGATGTTCAGAAAACCAAAGGCACTTCATTCAAACTATTTGGTATTCCTCTTGGCAGCCCAGAAAAATGTGAACCTCTGGTTTCCCCACCAAGTGTCGCATATGATGGGAAACTTCAAAGTTCTCCATCAGAAAAAGGGAATCAGCTAGACATAGTTGAAGTGGATAATTGCTCTGATCCTTCCAAGACTGTGAAGCCACTTGATGGTCCTCAGTCAGATTCTATTACAGAGAATAATCAGCCTTGTCCAGAAGCTACCCAGAATATTCAGAACAAAGTGCAAAGTAATTCCACCAGAAGCTGCAAGAAG GTGCATAAGCAAGGCAGTGCCCTCGGCAGATCGATTGATCTAACAAAGTTCACTTGCTATGATGAGCTGATTGCTGAACTGGATCAGATGTTTGACTTTGATGGTGAATTGAAGAGTCCTTGCAAAAATTGGTTGGTCGTCTACACTGACAATGAATGTGATATAATGCTGGTTGGCGATGACCCCTGGAA TGAATTCTGCGACATGGTCCACAAGATCTTCATCTACACAAGGGAGGAAGTCGAAAGGATGAACCCAGGTGCCCTAAACTCAAGGTCCGAGGATAGTCTGTCTGACTCGCAGGGAAGAGGGTTGACTTCCAAAGAGCACCGGGGTGGCCCGTCTACTTCGACTCCCAATTCCGAGAACTGCTAA